In Schistocerca serialis cubense isolate TAMUIC-IGC-003099 chromosome 8, iqSchSeri2.2, whole genome shotgun sequence, one genomic interval encodes:
- the LOC126416551 gene encoding uncharacterized protein LOC126416551: protein MQGTTLWEGSTCPLCKTKGINSKLKFFRLNLRVAALLCKHKKCPFPVSTEYPDTFVRVGRDGKIIPGSESERGWPQEEEDDSDDSPYISDTSEESVTFPDIFPDVKTLQNVSSENTNDKGVLEVDAFDISNIDFETDDSMDIFKLRNEITSLEKEITKCVENMKAVPPHVNYKGSPVLNNYSEKCENPGTVAAKAFTSLDDNICTDTQRESGTNCISCVKMNENVMEQSNSRNSGNTILHEHDSPTSIPRSLELTEVSEELASCMQHSEVSAPISNMCISSHKHADVQSKSKRNCRGAGHNDGSDHDDGFEEVKSTSNSNDNNVKNPEQEQTILLIPQDTKNTVGNDLSRVCELHAELVISESVRTKKNIDCDKEICNDKEVVIIFDDDKSSECNDNNAGKQLDGVSMADTTNPEPEPLVLLNHQSTTNTVGNHSPGKLELFAELIPGVSTFNKKDNHCMKDLCEDKDVVIILDDDKNSVSTKNTVANDLPRKSELQAELLSAELVPIQKDDDGHEVYKIVTVDSDTSSTGFLGDSRNYEVIDVQLSSCENLESTRNTDGRKTTNVHHSAQNTIEQLDKKSSITCSNSGSVTPSVKIKIVEEDGLFVCKTDAHSSVSEVEETKQVQNTSARNNAHSKNCVCFLCKESDQKGITSHLDRALADIFPEECPTDKHLKERELRTEREVMKDFLRYMTGNNSLKDAKKSPKKRKRIFHL, encoded by the coding sequence GTTCAGAGTCTGAGAGAGGTTGGCCACAGGAAGAGGAAGATGATTCTGATGACTCACCATATATTTCTGATACATCAGAAGAGTCTGTTACATTTCCAGATATTTTCCCAGACGTCAAGACTCTGCAAAATGTTTCATCAGAGAATACAAATGATAAAGGAGTCTTGGAAGTTGATGCATTTGATATAAGCAATATTGATTTTGAAACTGACGACAGTATGGATATATTCAAACTACGAAATGAGATAACTTCCCTAGAAAAGGAAATTACAAAGTGTGTAGAAAATATGAAAGCTGTGCCACCCCATGTTAACTATAAAGGTTCTCCAGTGCTTAATAACTACAGCGAAAAGTGTGAAAATCCAGGCACAGTGGCAGCCAAAGCTTTTACAAGTTTGGATGATAACATTTGTACTGATACACAAAGAGAATCAGGTACAAATTGCATTAGCTGTGTGAAAATGAACGAAAATGTGATGGAGCAGAGTAACAGTAGAAACTCTGGTAATACAATATTGCATGAACATGATTCACCTACTAGCATACCTAGAAGTCTTGAACTTACTGAAGTGAGTGAAGAATTAGCCAGCTGTATGCAGCATTCAGAAGTCAGCGCCCCGATTTCTAATATGTGTATTTCGAGCCACAAACATGCAGATGTTCAGAGTAAGAGCAAGAGAAATTGTAGAGGTGCAGGCCACAATGATGGTAGTGATCATGATGATGGTTTTGAAGAAGTGAAAAGCACCAGTAACAGTAATGACAACAATGTGAAAAATCCAGAGCAGGAACAAACAATACTATTAATTCCCCAAGATACAAAAAATACCGTGGGAAATGATTTATCTAGGGTGTGTGAATTACATGCAGAATTAGTCATTAGTGAATCAGTAAGGACTAAAAAAAATATTGATTGTGACAAGGagatatgtaatgataaagaagtGGTCATTATATTTGATGATGATAAGAGTAGTGAGTGTAATGACAATAATGCAGGAAAGCAGCTTGATGGTGTATCTATGGCAGATACCACAAATCCAGAACCTGAACCCCTGGTGTTGTTAAATCATCAGAGTACGACAAATACTGTAGGAAATCATTCACCAGGAAAGCTTGAATTATTTGCAGAATTAATCCCTGGTGTATCAACATTCAATAAAAAAGATAATCATTGTATGAAAGATTTGTGTGAGGATAAAGATGTGGTCATTATATTGGATGATGATAAGAATAGTGTTAGTACAAAAAATACAGTAGCAAATGATTTACCAAGAAAGAGTGAATTACAGGCAGAATTATTAAGTGCTGAATTAGTACCCATTCAGAAAGATGATGATGGTCATGAGGTGtataaaattgtgacagttgatAGTGATACATCATCCACAGGCTTCCTTGGGGATTCAAGAAACTATGAAGTTATAGATGTACAATTAAGTTCGTGTGAAAACCTGGAATCAACTCGAAACACTGACGGGAGGAAAACTACAAACGTGCATCACAGTGCTCAAAATACTATTGAGCAACTTGATAAGAAAAGCAGTATAACTTGCTCAAATTCAGGGAGTGTAACACcatctgtaaaaataaaaattgtagaagaagatgGACTATTTGTGTGCAAAACTGATGCACATTCTAGTGTTTCAGAAGTAGAGGAAACAAAGCAGGTTCAAAATACGTCTGCAAGAAACAATGCTCATTCTAAAAACtgtgtttgttttttatgtaaAGAATCTGATCAGAAGGGCATCACATCACATCTTGACCGGGCACTGGCAGATATTTTCCCAGAGGAATGTCCTACTGATAAACACTTGAAAGAGAGAGAACTTCGAACAGAAAGAGAAGTCATGAAAGACTTTCTTCGTTACATGACTGGAAATAATAGCCTGAAGGATGCCAAAAAGAGTCCCAAAAAGAGAAAACGTATCTTTCATCTATAA